The DNA window GCCTGGCATATCTGGATCGGCTACGACCACGTGCTGTTCCTTGTCTCGCTGCTGCTGCCCGCCGTGCTGGTGCGGCGCGACGGCGCCTGGCAGCGCGTGCCCGCGTTCCGTGGCGCCGCCACCGACGTGCTCAAGACGGTCACCGCGTTCACCGTGGCCCACTCGGTAACGCTGGCGCTTGCCGCGCTGGGCGTGCTGGCGCCGCCATCGCGCTGGGTCGAGTCGGCGATCGCCGCTTCCGTGGTCGTGGCCGCGCTGAACAATGTCTGGCCCCTGGTCCCGGGACCGCGCTGGGCCGCCGCGTTGATCTTCGGTCTCGTGCATGGCTTCGGCTTTGCCGGCGTGCTGGCCGACCTGGGCCTGCCGCGCGGTGCGCTGGCCGTTTCGCTGCTGGGATTCAACCTGGGCGTGGAACTGGGCCAGCTGGCCATCGTGGCCGCGGTGCTGCCGGCAGCCTGGCTGCTGCGCGACACGTTTGCCTACCGCCGGGTGCTGCTGCCGGCCGGTTCGCTGGCGATCGCCCTGGTCGCCATGGTCTGGCTGGGCGAGCGCGCCTTCGATGTGAAATTGCCGGGAGTCTGATCATGTTGCGAACCATTGTCACCGCGGGCGGCGTGCTCGCGACGGCCTGCTGCGCGGCCGCCGAACCCGGCATGGCGTTCGTCCCCGTCGTGGAGGTCGTCGGCCAGCGCATCGGCGGCATCGACACCGCCAGCGCCGGCAGCGTGGGGGCGGCGGAGATCGCGGCCCGGCCGCTGCTGCGTACCGGCGAACTGCTGGAATTCGTGCCGGGCCTTGCCGTGACCCAGCACAGTGGCGACGGCAAGGCCAACCAGTACTTCCTGCGTGGCTTCAACCTCGATCACGGCACCGATTTCGCCACCTTCGTCGACGGCATGCCCGTCAACATGCGCAGCCATGCGCATGGCCAGGGCTACTCGGACCTGAACTTCGTGATTCCCGAACTGGTACGGCGCATCGACTATCGCAAGGGGCCGTATGCGGCGGCCGACGGCGATTTTGCCTCCGCCGGCAGTGCGCGCATCGGGCTGGCCGACACGGTGCCCGATGCCGCCACTGTCACCGTCGGCCGGCACGGTTACCGGCGCGTGCTGCTGGCCGGCACGATCAGGGAAAGCAATACCGGTCGCCTGCTGTATGGCCTCGACGTGCAGCGCAAGGACGGACCATGGAACGTGCCGGAAGATGTGCGCCGGCTGTCGGGCGTGCTGCGCTGGAGCGACGGCGGTGGCGACGATGGCTGGCACGTGACGGCGATGGCCTACCGCAACCGCTGGCAGGCCACGGACCAGATACCGCTGCGCGCCGTGGCGCAGGTCGGCCGCTTCGGCAGCCTCGATGCCAGCGATGGCGGGCGCGCGTCGCGCTACAGCCTGTCCGCCGGGCGGTATGGCCCATGGGGCGGCGGCCGCGTCGAACTGAACGCCTACGTGGTGCGCTCGGCGCTCGACCTGTACAGCAATTTCACCTACGCGCTGGACCGCCCGGAAGAGGGCGACCAGTTCCGCCAGAGCGAGCGGCGCACGACCGTGGGGCTGGACGCGGCATGGTCGTGGCGCGGCACGCTGGCCGGACTGGACCTGGCCAACCGCGCCGGTGTGCAGGTACGCGGCGACCGGCTGTCCCCTGTCGGGCTGTACACGACGGTGGCGCGGCGCACCACGGCCACGGTGCGCGAGGACCGCGTGCGCGAAACCAGCGCGGGCGTGTTCGCCGAAACCTCGGCACACTGGACGCCATGGCTGCGCACGGTGGCCGGGCTGCGCGGCGAAGCCTTCCGTTTCAGCGTCACCGGGCGCCGCGAGGAGGCCACGATCGTCACGCCGAAGCTGTCCATCGTTGCCGGGCCATGGCAGGGCACGGAACTGTTCTTCAATGCCGGTCACGGCTTCCACAGCAACGATGCGCGCGGCGTGGTCGATGGCGTGACGCCGCTGGTGCGCACGCGCGGCGTGGAGGCCGGCGTGCGCAGCGAACTGGCGTGGGGACTGGAAACGTCATTGACGGCGTGGCGCCTGGCGAGCGGCTCGGAACTGGTGTACGTGGGCGACGCCGGTACCACGGAACCGAGCCGCGCCAGCCGGCGGCATGGCATCGAATGGAATGTGCACTATGCGAAAGGACCGTGGCGGGCCGACATGGACGTGGCCGCGTCGCGGGCCCGCTACACGCAGCCGGCGGAGGAGGGCGACCGGGTGCCCGGCGCGCTGGCCCGGATGGCGGCGCTGGACGTGAGCTACGTGCCGGCGGGCGGGGGCTGGTCCGGCGGGGTCAACCTGCGGCACCTGGGGCCGCGCGCGCTGGTGGAAGACGGCAGCGTGCATTCGCGGGCGTCCACGCTGGCCGGCGCACGGGTCGGCTACCGCTTCGGCGGGGGTGCGCAGCTCACGCTCGACGTGTTCAACCTGTTCGACCGCCGTGCCAGCGATATCGAGTATTACTATGCCTCCCGGCTGCCGGAAGAGGCGCGGGCGGGGAGCGAAGCGCAGGATGACGTGCACTTCCACCCCGTCGAACCGCGCACGGTGCGGCTGACCCTGGCCTACGCCTTCTGATCACGCCGTTCGATCACAAATGTACCCAGGCCCCCTTGTAGAGCACGGGCCCGGTGGGCGCGTTCGGATTGGGCGAACCGCCCTTCGGCTCCAGGCTGACGGCCAGCAGCGCGACATCCGGCCCCAGCGCCCGGTCGGTGATTGCGATCGCGGCGGTGCCCCGCTCGTCGAGGATGCCCAGCGAGCGTGGCGTGCCGGCCTGCGTGATGGCCCACAGCTGCAGCGTGCGGTCGTCCGGCACCGGCGTGCCGTTGACGGCGCGGATTGCGATCACGTTGTTGCGGCGGTCCGCCGTCACGACCAGCGCGGCCCGCGCGCTGTCGTCCGTCAGCGCGGCAAAGGTGTCGATGCGCTGTGCCGGCTCCTGCACCGCCAGTACCACTGCCAGGGCCAAGGCCGCGGCCGTCGAGGCACCCGCCAGCATGCGCCACCATTGCAGCGGCTCGCGGTACCACGGCTGCGCCGCATCCTGCAGGCGCAGCCGCCGGGCGATGCCCTGCCAGACGCGCGCCGGCGGCTGCCGCGATGGGGCGAATTCGGCCAGCGGCATCAGCCT is part of the Pseudoduganella lutea genome and encodes:
- a CDS encoding TonB-dependent receptor, which codes for MLRTIVTAGGVLATACCAAAEPGMAFVPVVEVVGQRIGGIDTASAGSVGAAEIAARPLLRTGELLEFVPGLAVTQHSGDGKANQYFLRGFNLDHGTDFATFVDGMPVNMRSHAHGQGYSDLNFVIPELVRRIDYRKGPYAAADGDFASAGSARIGLADTVPDAATVTVGRHGYRRVLLAGTIRESNTGRLLYGLDVQRKDGPWNVPEDVRRLSGVLRWSDGGGDDGWHVTAMAYRNRWQATDQIPLRAVAQVGRFGSLDASDGGRASRYSLSAGRYGPWGGGRVELNAYVVRSALDLYSNFTYALDRPEEGDQFRQSERRTTVGLDAAWSWRGTLAGLDLANRAGVQVRGDRLSPVGLYTTVARRTTATVREDRVRETSAGVFAETSAHWTPWLRTVAGLRGEAFRFSVTGRREEATIVTPKLSIVAGPWQGTELFFNAGHGFHSNDARGVVDGVTPLVRTRGVEAGVRSELAWGLETSLTAWRLASGSELVYVGDAGTTEPSRASRRHGIEWNVHYAKGPWRADMDVAASRARYTQPAEEGDRVPGALARMAALDVSYVPAGGGWSGGVNLRHLGPRALVEDGSVHSRASTLAGARVGYRFGGGAQLTLDVFNLFDRRASDIEYYYASRLPEEARAGSEAQDDVHFHPVEPRTVRLTLAYAF
- a CDS encoding anti-sigma factor — protein: MNHRDHPDLCDRLAGEYVLGTLRGGARRRFEGWLHGDAALRRTVAEWQDRLMPLAEFAPSRQPPARVWQGIARRLRLQDAAQPWYREPLQWWRMLAGASTAAALALAVVLAVQEPAQRIDTFAALTDDSARAALVVTADRRNNVIAIRAVNGTPVPDDRTLQLWAITQAGTPRSLGILDERGTAAIAITDRALGPDVALLAVSLEPKGGSPNPNAPTGPVLYKGAWVHL
- a CDS encoding HupE/UreJ family protein; this encodes MKALATLLAMLLLLWALPAAAHKPSDSYLALAVEGKHIEGRWDIALRDLDVALGLDADGDGQLTWQEIQDRHGAIAAYALSRLSIAAGGAPCTLVAGPQQVDDHTDGAYTVLPLRGTCAVIPRELTIAYRLFGDTDAQHRGLLRLGEGDNPRTAILGGERPVQTVPLSQAGADGHALAQFVAYLRHGAWHIWIGYDHVLFLVSLLLPAVLVRRDGAWQRVPAFRGAATDVLKTVTAFTVAHSVTLALAALGVLAPPSRWVESAIAASVVVAALNNVWPLVPGPRWAAALIFGLVHGFGFAGVLADLGLPRGALAVSLLGFNLGVELGQLAIVAAVLPAAWLLRDTFAYRRVLLPAGSLAIALVAMVWLGERAFDVKLPGV